The following coding sequences lie in one Anguilla rostrata isolate EN2019 chromosome 8, ASM1855537v3, whole genome shotgun sequence genomic window:
- the LOC135261451 gene encoding trafficking kinesin-binding protein 1-like isoform X2, translating to MQRFVEADYYDLDWYYEESTDVLCAERVGQMTKTYNDIDAVTRLLEEKERDLELAARIGQSLLKKNRTLTEQNEFLEERVGIVRDEIAQLRHELSMKDELLQFYTSTAEESEGESASSTPLRRNKSVPNYFPMDSLQRKLKDLEEENIVLRSEACHLKTETISYEEKEHQLVNDCVKELRQSTLQISSIAEELARKTEDAARQQEEITHLLSQIVDLQKKAKSYSVENEELSQHLAAAKDAQRQLTAELLELGEKYAECVEMLHEAQEECKNLRNRVFPNSTPRRVHPLGLFPLDSLAAEIEGTMRKEMQLNDPEMEEQKTHHKRVFETVKNINQTVMLRSPASSTANIPGSNQPSSLNSGTPPSSWYAGDLSSVGIGNRSSGVILESPDSSMDDSNKNPGAQSSRDLELALRRLSLRRENFLSERRFFERDRGRKLRELSESGGGRSGALTPIESIMSLGTHPSGLVGYSLVSRSYLPDKLQIVKPLEGSATLHQWQQLAQPNLGGILDSRPGVVPKGFRPLELDLEEVYQFSDFEEDEPGELFFQNLPTSGPVPPLCRSRASSCSSSSSSINNNNHPVAHEPAAPYYPGKCMSHTSSTYTFTTCRILHPSDELTRVTPSLNAGLTSSCIMSSSRRSTPAATPCTPRRLSLAESFTNLRDSTKTTSTSLGLVRLLQERGISAAVYHPQSWDRAGSGAAPRPCPAPRAPDAPPSTPPNSPTGPVAAAAASSNADAPFDFRAPSPPYDNFLASKPARSILREVAAESRGRADCESQTDVSVFNLNLVDKVRRFGVAGPAPALGPLSGLHQLNAGMRRNRTYPAMVGASMAMKDPGPESGELILDSKLPKQTSLK from the exons ATGCAGAGATTCGTGGAGGCGGATTATTACGACCTGGACTGGTACTATGAGGAGAGCACGGATG TGCTATGTGCTGAAAGAGTGGGCCAGATGACTAAGACATACAATGACATCGATGCTGTCACACGTCTGCTTGAAGAG AAAGAGCGGGATTTGGAGCTGGCCGCCCGGATTGGCCAGTCGCTCCTGAAGAAGAACCGGACTCTCACGGAGCAGAACGAGTTCCTGGAGGAGCGGGTGGGGATCGTTCGGGACGAG ATCGCACAGCTGCGCCACGAGCTCTCCATGAAGGATGAGCTCCTCCAGTTCTACACCAGCACCgcggaggagagcgagggagagtcCGCCAGCTCCACCCC ATTACGGCGAAACAAATCTGTGCCAAATTACTTCCCCATGGACTCCCTGCAGAGGAAGCTCAAAGACCTTGAGGAGGAGAACATCGTACTCAGATCAGAA gccTGTCACCTGAAGACCGAAACGATCTCGTACGAGGAGAAGGAGCATCAGCTTGTGAACGACTGCGTGAAAGAGCTCA GGCAGTCCACCCTCCAGATCTCCTCCATCGCCGAGGAGCTGGCCCGGAAGACGGAGGACGCTGCCCGCCAGCAGGAGGAGATCACGCACCTCCTGTCCCAGATTGTGGACCTTCAGAAGAAGGCCAAATCT tattCGGTTGAAAACGAGGAGCTCAGCCAGCATTTGGCGGCAGCAAAAGATGCCCAGCGGCAGCTCACCGCTGAG CTGCTGGAGCTGGGGGAGAAGTACGCTGAGTGCGTGGAGATGCTCCACGAGGCTCAGGAGGAGTGTAAGAACCTGAGGAACAGGGTGTTCCCCAACAGCACCCCCCGCCGCGTGCACCCCCTCGGCCTCTTCCCCCTG GACTCCCTGGCCGCAGAGATTGAAGGCACCATGAGGAAGGAGATGCAGCTGAACGACCCTGAAATGGAAGAGCAGAA GACCCACCACAAGCGCGTGTTCGAGACCGTTAAGAACATAAACCAGACGGTGATGCTGCGCTCGCCGGCCTCCTCGACCGCGAACATCCCGGGTTCCAACCAGCCGTCCTCGCTGAACTCCGGCACGCCCCCGTCCAGCTGGTACGCCGGTGACCTCAGCAGCGTTGGCATCGGCAACCGCTCCAGCGGCGTAATCCTGGAGTCCCCCGACAGCAG CATGGACGACTCCAATAAGAATCCGGGCGCTCAGAGCTCCCGGGACCTGGAGCTGGCCCTGCGGCGGCTGTCCCTGCGGCGGGAGAACTTCCTGAGCGAGCGGCGCTTCTTCGAGCGGGACCGCGGGCGCAAGCTGCGGGAGCTGTCGGAGagcggcggggggcggagcgGCGCCCTCACACCCATCGAGAGCATCATGTCCCTGGGGACCCACCCCTCCGGCCTGGTGGGCTACTCCCTGGTCAGCCGCTCCTACCTGCCGGACAAGCTGCAGATCGTCAAGCCCCTGGAAG gctCGGCCACTCTGCACCAGTGGCAGCAGCTGGCACAGCCCAACCTGGGTGGCATCCTGGACTCTCGGCCAGGCGTGGTGCCCAAGGGCTTCCGCCCGCTGGAGCTGGACCTGGAGGAGGTCTACCAGTTCTCCGACTTCGAGGAGGACGAGCCCGGCGAGCTGttcttccagaaccttccgaCGTCTGGCCCCGTTCCCCCGCTCTGCCGCAGCCGCGCCTCCtcttgctcctcctcctccagcagcatcaacaacaacaaccatcCTGTGGCTCATGAGCCCGCAG CGCCTTATTACCCAGGCAAATGCATGTCTCACACCAGCTCCACGTACACCTTCACCACCTGCCGCATCCTGCACCCCTCTGACGAGCTGACGCGAGTCACCCCCAG CCTTAACGCGGGGCTCACATCCTCCTGCATCATGAGCAGCAGCCGGAGGTCCACCCCCGCGGCCACGCCCTGCACCCCGCGCCGCCTCAGCCTGGCCGAGTCCTTCACCAACCTGCGTGACTCCACGAAGACCACCAGCACCTCCCTGGGCCTGGTgcgcctcctgcaggagagGGGCATCTCCGCAGCGGTGTACCACCCGCAGAGCTGGGACCGGGCCGGCAGCGGGGCCGCGCCCAGGCCCTGCCCGGCCCCCAGGGCCCCCGACGCCCCGCCCTCCACCCCGCCCAACTCTCCCACCGGCCCAGtcgcggccgccgccgccagctCCAACGCCGACGCCCCCTTCGACTTCcgcgcccccagccccccctacGACAACTTCCTGGCGTCCAAGCCGGCGCGCTCCATCCTGCGCGAGGTGGCGGCGGAGTCGCGGGGGCGCGCCGACTGCGAGAGCCAGACCGACGTCAGCGTCTTCAACCTCAACCTGGTGGACAAGGTGCGGCGCTTCGGGGTGGCGGGGCCCGCCCCCGCGCTGGGGCCCCTGAGCGGCCTGCACCAGCTCAACGCCGGCATGCGCCGCAACCGCACCTACCCGGCCATGGTGGGGGCCAGCATGGCCATGAAGGACCCGGGGCCCGAGAGCGGGGAACTCATCCTGGACTCCAAGCTGCCCAAACAGACCAGCCTCAAGTGA
- the LOC135261451 gene encoding trafficking kinesin-binding protein 1-like isoform X1 — translation MTKTYNDIDAVTRLLEEKERDLELAARIGQSLLKKNRTLTEQNEFLEERVGIVRDEIAQLRHELSMKDELLQFYTSTAEESEGESASSTPLRRNKSVPNYFPMDSLQRKLKDLEEENIVLRSEACHLKTETISYEEKEHQLVNDCVKELRQSTLQISSIAEELARKTEDAARQQEEITHLLSQIVDLQKKAKSYSVENEELSQHLAAAKDAQRQLTAELLELGEKYAECVEMLHEAQEECKNLRNRVFPNSTPRRVHPLGLFPLDSLAAEIEGTMRKEMQLNDPEMEEQKTHHKRVFETVKNINQTVMLRSPASSTANIPGSNQPSSLNSGTPPSSWYAGDLSSVGIGNRSSGVILESPDSSMDDSNKNPGAQSSRDLELALRRLSLRRENFLSERRFFERDRGRKLRELSESGGGRSGALTPIESIMSLGTHPSGLVGYSLVSRSYLPDKLQIVKPLEGSATLHQWQQLAQPNLGGILDSRPGVVPKGFRPLELDLEEVYQFSDFEEDEPGELFFQNLPTSGPVPPLCRSRASSCSSSSSSINNNNHPVAHEPAAPYYPGKCMSHTSSTYTFTTCRILHPSDELTRVTPSLNAGLTSSCIMSSSRRSTPAATPCTPRRLSLAESFTNLRDSTKTTSTSLGLVRLLQERGISAAVYHPQSWDRAGSGAAPRPCPAPRAPDAPPSTPPNSPTGPVAAAAASSNADAPFDFRAPSPPYDNFLASKPARSILREVAAESRGRADCESQTDVSVFNLNLVDKVRRFGVAGPAPALGPLSGLHQLNAGMRRNRTYPAMVGASMAMKDPGPESGELILDSKLPKQTSLK, via the exons ATGACTAAGACATACAATGACATCGATGCTGTCACACGTCTGCTTGAAGAG AAAGAGCGGGATTTGGAGCTGGCCGCCCGGATTGGCCAGTCGCTCCTGAAGAAGAACCGGACTCTCACGGAGCAGAACGAGTTCCTGGAGGAGCGGGTGGGGATCGTTCGGGACGAG ATCGCACAGCTGCGCCACGAGCTCTCCATGAAGGATGAGCTCCTCCAGTTCTACACCAGCACCgcggaggagagcgagggagagtcCGCCAGCTCCACCCC ATTACGGCGAAACAAATCTGTGCCAAATTACTTCCCCATGGACTCCCTGCAGAGGAAGCTCAAAGACCTTGAGGAGGAGAACATCGTACTCAGATCAGAA gccTGTCACCTGAAGACCGAAACGATCTCGTACGAGGAGAAGGAGCATCAGCTTGTGAACGACTGCGTGAAAGAGCTCA GGCAGTCCACCCTCCAGATCTCCTCCATCGCCGAGGAGCTGGCCCGGAAGACGGAGGACGCTGCCCGCCAGCAGGAGGAGATCACGCACCTCCTGTCCCAGATTGTGGACCTTCAGAAGAAGGCCAAATCT tattCGGTTGAAAACGAGGAGCTCAGCCAGCATTTGGCGGCAGCAAAAGATGCCCAGCGGCAGCTCACCGCTGAG CTGCTGGAGCTGGGGGAGAAGTACGCTGAGTGCGTGGAGATGCTCCACGAGGCTCAGGAGGAGTGTAAGAACCTGAGGAACAGGGTGTTCCCCAACAGCACCCCCCGCCGCGTGCACCCCCTCGGCCTCTTCCCCCTG GACTCCCTGGCCGCAGAGATTGAAGGCACCATGAGGAAGGAGATGCAGCTGAACGACCCTGAAATGGAAGAGCAGAA GACCCACCACAAGCGCGTGTTCGAGACCGTTAAGAACATAAACCAGACGGTGATGCTGCGCTCGCCGGCCTCCTCGACCGCGAACATCCCGGGTTCCAACCAGCCGTCCTCGCTGAACTCCGGCACGCCCCCGTCCAGCTGGTACGCCGGTGACCTCAGCAGCGTTGGCATCGGCAACCGCTCCAGCGGCGTAATCCTGGAGTCCCCCGACAGCAG CATGGACGACTCCAATAAGAATCCGGGCGCTCAGAGCTCCCGGGACCTGGAGCTGGCCCTGCGGCGGCTGTCCCTGCGGCGGGAGAACTTCCTGAGCGAGCGGCGCTTCTTCGAGCGGGACCGCGGGCGCAAGCTGCGGGAGCTGTCGGAGagcggcggggggcggagcgGCGCCCTCACACCCATCGAGAGCATCATGTCCCTGGGGACCCACCCCTCCGGCCTGGTGGGCTACTCCCTGGTCAGCCGCTCCTACCTGCCGGACAAGCTGCAGATCGTCAAGCCCCTGGAAG gctCGGCCACTCTGCACCAGTGGCAGCAGCTGGCACAGCCCAACCTGGGTGGCATCCTGGACTCTCGGCCAGGCGTGGTGCCCAAGGGCTTCCGCCCGCTGGAGCTGGACCTGGAGGAGGTCTACCAGTTCTCCGACTTCGAGGAGGACGAGCCCGGCGAGCTGttcttccagaaccttccgaCGTCTGGCCCCGTTCCCCCGCTCTGCCGCAGCCGCGCCTCCtcttgctcctcctcctccagcagcatcaacaacaacaaccatcCTGTGGCTCATGAGCCCGCAG CGCCTTATTACCCAGGCAAATGCATGTCTCACACCAGCTCCACGTACACCTTCACCACCTGCCGCATCCTGCACCCCTCTGACGAGCTGACGCGAGTCACCCCCAG CCTTAACGCGGGGCTCACATCCTCCTGCATCATGAGCAGCAGCCGGAGGTCCACCCCCGCGGCCACGCCCTGCACCCCGCGCCGCCTCAGCCTGGCCGAGTCCTTCACCAACCTGCGTGACTCCACGAAGACCACCAGCACCTCCCTGGGCCTGGTgcgcctcctgcaggagagGGGCATCTCCGCAGCGGTGTACCACCCGCAGAGCTGGGACCGGGCCGGCAGCGGGGCCGCGCCCAGGCCCTGCCCGGCCCCCAGGGCCCCCGACGCCCCGCCCTCCACCCCGCCCAACTCTCCCACCGGCCCAGtcgcggccgccgccgccagctCCAACGCCGACGCCCCCTTCGACTTCcgcgcccccagccccccctacGACAACTTCCTGGCGTCCAAGCCGGCGCGCTCCATCCTGCGCGAGGTGGCGGCGGAGTCGCGGGGGCGCGCCGACTGCGAGAGCCAGACCGACGTCAGCGTCTTCAACCTCAACCTGGTGGACAAGGTGCGGCGCTTCGGGGTGGCGGGGCCCGCCCCCGCGCTGGGGCCCCTGAGCGGCCTGCACCAGCTCAACGCCGGCATGCGCCGCAACCGCACCTACCCGGCCATGGTGGGGGCCAGCATGGCCATGAAGGACCCGGGGCCCGAGAGCGGGGAACTCATCCTGGACTCCAAGCTGCCCAAACAGACCAGCCTCAAGTGA